A part of Paenibacillus sp. sptzw28 genomic DNA contains:
- a CDS encoding IS3 family transposase (programmed frameshift): protein MTKKYDRDFKIQTIRMIQEEGKPVAQVARELGISENTLYRWMSEFKQEGKQAFPGSGNLKPDEKAARELQKRIRDLEEENEILKKANALLCKRPALIYSFIHDHRFKLRVAKMCAQFDVSRSGYYAWQKNKDKQTKRSTRRKKLEQCIRQVFLNSRRLYGSRKIKESLEQQGVHVSGKTVARIMKELGLKSRTVKKYKATTNSKHNLPVQDNVLDRQFSADAPNSKWVADITYVPTSEGWLYLASIMDLYSRKIVGFHMDDRMTKDLVLKALDRAYSLQRTNGPVLHHSDRGSQYASLDYQARLDKYQMQGSMSRKGNCYDNACIESFHSVLKKELIYLEKFKTRSQAKKAIFEYITCFYNGKRIHSSIGYKTPNQHERQYRSAA, encoded by the exons ATGACGAAAAAATACGATAGAGACTTCAAGATACAAACGATCCGAATGATCCAAGAGGAAGGGAAGCCGGTGGCGCAGGTAGCCCGCGAGCTCGGCATCAGTGAGAATACCCTGTATCGCTGGATGTCAGAATTTAAACAGGAAGGCAAACAGGCCTTTCCTGGGAGTGGAAATCTAAAGCCCGATGAGAAAGCAGCGCGTGAACTTCAGAAGCGTATTCGCGACCTGGAAGAGGAAAACGAGATCTTAAAAAAGGCTA ATGCACTACTTTGCAAAAGACCGGCGCTGATCTATTCCTTCATTCATGATCATCGCTTCAAGCTCCGTGTCGCAAAGATGTGTGCTCAATTTGACGTTTCTCGAAGCGGCTACTATGCATGGCAGAAAAATAAAGACAAGCAAACCAAGCGGAGTACACGTCGAAAAAAGTTGGAGCAGTGCATCCGCCAGGTTTTCTTAAACTCCCGCCGTCTGTACGGTAGCCGGAAGATCAAGGAGTCGCTGGAACAGCAAGGTGTTCATGTATCAGGAAAGACGGTTGCGCGGATCATGAAGGAACTGGGCTTGAAATCCCGGACCGTTAAGAAATACAAAGCAACGACCAACTCCAAGCACAATCTCCCGGTTCAAGACAATGTGTTGGACCGACAGTTTTCTGCAGATGCCCCCAATAGTAAATGGGTGGCCGATATTACCTATGTCCCGACAAGCGAGGGCTGGCTTTATCTGGCCAGTATTATGGATTTATACAGCCGAAAGATCGTCGGATTCCACATGGATGATCGCATGACCAAGGACCTTGTCCTAAAAGCGCTTGACCGGGCCTATAGCCTTCAGAGAACTAACGGTCCCGTCCTGCATCATTCTGATCGCGGCAGCCAGTATGCTTCGCTTGACTATCAAGCGCGACTGGATAAATACCAGATGCAAGGCAGTATGAGCCGCAAGGGTAACTGCTATGACAATGCGTGCATCGAATCCTTCCACAGTGTGCTAAAGAAAGAACTCATTTACTTGGAGAAATTCAAGACTCGCTCGCAAGCCAAAAAAGCAATTTTTGAGTATATTACATGCTTCTACAACGGAAAACGAATCCATTCATCCATCGGCTACAAAACACCTAACCAGCACGAACGTCAGTACCGATCTGCAGCGTAA
- a CDS encoding LysR family transcriptional regulator — protein MTLQQLKYVIEVAVRGSINEAAKRLFISQPSLSNAIKDLEEEMQFEIFERSNKGISLSKEGVEFLSYARQVVEQAELLESRYLNAKPSPQHFSVSTQHYAFAVNAFVTLVREYGQDEYELTLRETKTYEIIEDVKGLRSEIGILYLNEFNRKVIDKLLKTAGLQFNSLFTAKPHIFISIKNPLAKQSIVTIDQLQNYPYLSFDQGEYNSFHFSEEILSTMSHKKSIRVNDRATLFNLLIGLNGYTISTGVLSADLNGNEIIPVPLDCEETINVGWISHKNASLSKLGAAYIEALVEAISR, from the coding sequence TTGACTCTACAACAATTAAAGTACGTAATTGAGGTCGCGGTCCGGGGCTCCATTAATGAAGCTGCCAAGCGATTGTTTATTTCTCAGCCAAGTCTTTCAAATGCGATTAAGGATCTGGAAGAAGAAATGCAGTTTGAGATTTTTGAAAGATCCAATAAAGGGATCTCACTTTCCAAGGAAGGTGTTGAATTCTTAAGCTATGCCAGGCAGGTAGTCGAGCAGGCGGAATTGTTGGAAAGCCGATACCTGAATGCTAAGCCTTCCCCGCAGCATTTTTCGGTATCTACTCAGCATTATGCTTTCGCGGTGAATGCATTTGTTACTCTGGTTCGGGAGTATGGCCAGGATGAATATGAGTTAACTTTACGAGAGACCAAAACCTATGAAATTATCGAAGATGTCAAAGGTTTACGCAGTGAAATAGGGATCTTATATCTTAATGAGTTTAACAGGAAAGTCATCGACAAGCTGCTCAAAACCGCAGGTTTGCAATTCAACAGCTTATTCACGGCAAAGCCGCATATTTTCATCAGTATTAAAAACCCGCTGGCCAAGCAATCCATCGTGACGATTGACCAGCTTCAGAACTACCCGTATCTGTCCTTTGATCAAGGGGAGTATAATTCTTTTCATTTTTCAGAAGAGATTCTTAGCACGATGTCACATAAGAAGAGCATTCGTGTGAATGACCGTGCGACGCTTTTCAATTTATTGATTGGACTTAATGGATATACCATATCGACAGGGGTGCTAAGCGCCGATTTGAACGGTAATGAAATTATTCCCGTACCTTTGGATTGTGAGGAAACGATCAATGTCGGTTGGATTTCTCATAAAAATGCTTCGCTTTCCAAGCTCGGAGCGGCCTATATAGAAGCGCTGGTGGAGGCAATCTCCCGATAA
- a CDS encoding pyridoxamine 5'-phosphate oxidase family protein, with protein sequence MVIKVSGVYHAGELTVQKLAGAEIVAQQNGTGIKPVILKGAMAFLRTQSLILASSVDGYGRVWSSFLTGEPGFINVTSENTLRIISIPVASDPLVGNIASNPEIGLLAIDFNRRIRMRINGQGHFDEDRRLSVTTEQVYGNCPKYIQKRSLQPSGGLHRTLKSVEQSFHLNSKQQEWIRKSDTFFIGSASLEGKADVSHRGGNPGFVKVADANTLLFPDYFGNSMFNTLGNIYSNPSSSLLFIDFDSGNSLQLTGRSTIIWDENEISSFAGAERLVQFVIDEVIYTEYRSSLSWDIFEYSPANPTL encoded by the coding sequence GTGGTGATAAAAGTGAGCGGCGTGTATCATGCAGGCGAATTGACTGTGCAAAAACTGGCGGGGGCGGAAATCGTTGCGCAGCAAAACGGAACAGGCATAAAACCTGTGATTTTAAAAGGGGCAATGGCGTTCCTTCGAACGCAATCGCTAATCTTAGCGTCTTCCGTCGACGGGTATGGTAGAGTGTGGAGTTCTTTTCTAACGGGCGAGCCGGGTTTTATCAATGTTACGTCCGAGAATACGTTAAGGATAATATCCATACCAGTCGCAAGCGATCCTCTGGTCGGAAATATCGCATCAAACCCGGAGATCGGCTTATTGGCGATCGACTTCAACAGAAGAATCCGAATGAGAATCAACGGGCAAGGCCATTTTGACGAAGACCGACGGTTATCGGTAACAACGGAGCAAGTATATGGAAACTGTCCGAAGTACATACAGAAACGATCGTTGCAACCGAGCGGCGGCCTCCATAGAACTCTGAAATCCGTAGAGCAAAGCTTTCACTTAAATTCGAAGCAGCAAGAATGGATTCGAAAAAGCGACACGTTCTTCATTGGCAGCGCCAGCTTGGAAGGGAAAGCGGATGTCTCTCACCGAGGGGGGAATCCCGGATTTGTAAAGGTTGCCGATGCAAACACGCTGCTTTTCCCCGATTACTTCGGAAACTCCATGTTCAATACCCTCGGAAATATTTATAGCAATCCCAGCTCTAGTCTATTGTTTATTGATTTTGATAGCGGTAACTCCCTTCAACTTACCGGACGATCGACAATCATTTGGGACGAGAACGAAATATCCAGCTTTGCGGGGGCGGAACGGTTGGTTCAGTTTGTTATCGATGAAGTCATTTATACGGAATACAGATCTTCGCTTAGCTGGGATATATTCGAGTATTCCCCGGCCAATCCAACATTGTAA
- a CDS encoding site-specific integrase: protein MHELAATNKGSFKRRIKFIRISPETLKLLIKYVNSERRQFASTQVKFNDLPDGEPLFLSTRGTPYTYSAFYSNWTTITKNSGLKLNPHKARHWFVTSMLRGIYEQSETAAQIEDKKKQLIEYMKWRDPDTLTVYEHYYDEEKFRDLHEKLQESYMKREKEYFKSAKSRSPIAKPIHTVFELENSEEKQDWLNEFYEGMET, encoded by the coding sequence ATGCATGAATTAGCCGCGACGAACAAAGGCAGCTTTAAACGGCGAATTAAGTTCATTCGAATTTCTCCGGAGACACTGAAATTACTGATCAAATATGTGAACTCGGAGCGACGTCAATTCGCAAGCACACAAGTAAAGTTCAACGACTTGCCTGACGGCGAACCTTTATTTTTGTCGACCAGAGGCACTCCATACACTTACTCAGCGTTTTATTCGAATTGGACCACGATCACCAAGAACTCCGGACTCAAACTAAACCCGCATAAAGCAAGGCACTGGTTTGTGACCTCGATGCTGCGCGGCATTTATGAACAATCGGAAACGGCAGCCCAAATCGAAGACAAGAAGAAGCAGCTAATTGAGTACATGAAATGGCGAGACCCAGATACATTAACCGTGTATGAACATTATTACGATGAGGAGAAGTTCCGAGACTTGCATGAGAAGCTTCAGGAGAGCTATATGAAGCGTGAGAAAGAGTACTTCAAATCAGCCAAGTCGCGCTCACCGATCGCGAAGCCGATACATACGGTTTTCGAGTTGGAGAACTCCGAAGAGAAACAAGACTGGTTAAATGAGTTTTATGAGGGGATGGAAACGTAG
- a CDS encoding copper amine oxidase N-terminal domain-containing protein, whose translation MKKAFFGVFLAIFLFISSSTTYAAEIQIKVDGVAIASDVKPEIKNKRTMVPLRVISENLGASVEWSNSEVILAKSDMKVFLKLNSSTAVKNGEKMLLDVKPYMKNNRIFVPLRFIAETFGCNVNYSNFTVIVDTEPLFIDGVQVKALQQEYHMTMGGVVQQINGNAYNETIYNIFVENKGEKVEEPANYSWSPTIDTLGSYYKNAQYDFLDQKGNSLVRFDVYSLLRSFPSELLTGYPEILIHDVSKDEWYLFSDTARQSIDLLIYTAAKNGFLTIISNTVV comes from the coding sequence ATGAAAAAAGCATTCTTTGGGGTTTTTCTTGCAATCTTTCTATTTATTTCATCGTCAACTACTTATGCAGCAGAAATTCAAATCAAAGTTGACGGTGTTGCTATTGCATCCGATGTGAAGCCCGAAATTAAGAACAAACGTACAATGGTACCTTTACGTGTTATTAGTGAAAATTTGGGGGCTAGCGTCGAATGGTCCAATTCCGAGGTTATTCTCGCTAAAAGCGATATGAAAGTATTCTTAAAACTGAACAGTAGTACAGCGGTGAAGAACGGGGAAAAGATGCTGCTTGATGTAAAACCATACATGAAAAATAATCGCATATTTGTTCCACTTCGTTTTATTGCAGAGACGTTTGGATGCAATGTTAATTACAGCAACTTTACAGTGATTGTCGATACTGAACCATTGTTCATAGACGGAGTACAAGTAAAAGCATTGCAACAAGAATACCATATGACTATGGGCGGCGTAGTTCAGCAAATTAATGGAAATGCATATAACGAAACAATTTATAATATTTTTGTAGAAAACAAAGGTGAAAAGGTAGAAGAACCTGCAAACTACTCTTGGAGCCCCACTATTGACACACTTGGGTCTTATTATAAAAATGCACAATATGATTTTCTAGACCAAAAAGGGAACAGCTTAGTTCGTTTTGATGTATATTCTTTACTTCGTTCTTTTCCATCTGAACTTTTAACAGGATACCCAGAGATTTTGATTCATGACGTATCTAAAGATGAGTGGTATTTGTTTAGCGATACTGCAAGACAATCCATTGATCTGTTAATATATACCGCTGCAAAGAACGGTTTTCTGACGATTATAAGTAATACAGTTGTATAA
- a CDS encoding DUF4253 domain-containing protein, whose protein sequence is MGWKKIFGFGKKRDVLGDDIAKEMGFSHDVLDIVKHVSNNNYQHLTVRNLYNEGEIEVEGISFSTSKNEAEKLVIQLQSKLRPLEYSVFISEHTNNKICKVGVIKGDDQFEILKIQQTNGDNYDIGNDDVIDKLKEWNKKYPFTIIGADYDWVEVHFKVIPNDNDLKSFAQEIYEFCPDIVVARLESGHEEPRMRE, encoded by the coding sequence ATGGGTTGGAAGAAGATTTTTGGATTCGGGAAAAAAAGAGATGTACTTGGCGATGATATTGCAAAAGAAATGGGATTTAGTCATGACGTATTAGATATTGTTAAGCACGTATCTAATAACAACTATCAGCATTTAACTGTAAGAAATTTATATAATGAAGGTGAAATAGAGGTTGAAGGGATTTCCTTCTCCACATCTAAGAACGAAGCTGAAAAGTTAGTCATTCAACTTCAATCTAAACTTAGACCTTTAGAATACTCAGTCTTTATTAGCGAGCACACAAATAATAAAATTTGTAAGGTAGGTGTAATAAAAGGGGATGACCAGTTTGAGATTCTTAAAATTCAACAAACAAATGGTGACAATTATGATATAGGAAACGATGATGTAATTGACAAACTAAAGGAATGGAACAAAAAATATCCTTTTACTATTATCGGGGCAGATTATGACTGGGTTGAAGTACACTTTAAGGTCATACCAAACGATAACGATTTAAAATCTTTTGCACAAGAAATTTATGAATTTTGTCCAGATATAGTTGTTGCTAGACTAGAAAGTGGACACGAAGAACCGAGAATGCGAGAATAA
- a CDS encoding ABATE domain-containing protein, with amino-acid sequence MPKKIAPSFYFIGNHSVLDFINTKIAVGGKPVDLLADFSDLLEWLVKARFIIEVEANEYSRTWGSGKEGEAVVTTARALRSALLSLVEQRNAGRDVSEHLEQINGLLRDRVITTKLVQMENGFAEKREVKVRKPTDLLAPIAEAAIEFFSHCEMQLVKKCENPDCVLLFYDQSKNATRRWCSQKTCGNRMKVAAFLERRKNQ; translated from the coding sequence ATGCCTAAGAAAATCGCCCCGAGCTTTTATTTTATAGGCAACCACTCTGTTTTGGATTTTATCAACACGAAGATTGCCGTGGGCGGAAAACCCGTCGATTTATTGGCGGATTTTTCGGATCTATTGGAGTGGTTGGTGAAAGCTCGCTTTATTATAGAAGTGGAAGCGAACGAATACAGTCGGACATGGGGAAGCGGTAAAGAAGGGGAAGCTGTCGTGACGACGGCTAGAGCTTTGCGAAGCGCGTTGTTGTCTCTGGTTGAACAAAGGAACGCGGGCCGCGATGTTTCGGAGCATCTGGAGCAAATCAACGGATTGCTCAGGGATCGGGTAATTACAACGAAGCTCGTTCAGATGGAGAATGGATTCGCTGAAAAAAGAGAAGTGAAGGTCCGGAAACCTACCGACCTTCTTGCCCCGATCGCTGAGGCGGCCATTGAGTTTTTCAGTCATTGCGAGATGCAGCTCGTCAAAAAATGCGAAAATCCGGATTGCGTCCTTCTGTTTTACGATCAGAGCAAAAACGCCACCAGGCGTTGGTGCAGCCAAAAGACATGCGGCAACCGAATGAAAGTTGCGGCTTTCCTGGAAAGGCGCAAAAATCAATAA
- the lepB gene encoding signal peptidase I, with protein sequence MRRKIMVLLMLFIALILSGCTETVTDTVTVDKIKVIENPDPSLKKVKVRTDGMLSEVGYSHPHPFGMGNEVLVDLKYYEQHDISRGDIVVFKTKNKKEQDTDIARVVGLPGETVRIKKGQVYINDNKLDVFYGNDSTSDNSDSWNAVALKENEYFILADVRWRGFNDSQTAGAFLKQDVLGKVVGYEKPGINQK encoded by the coding sequence TTGAGACGAAAGATAATGGTTCTTTTAATGCTATTCATTGCCTTGATTTTGAGCGGTTGTACCGAAACCGTCACTGACACCGTGACAGTAGATAAAATAAAGGTGATTGAGAATCCTGACCCATCGTTAAAGAAGGTAAAGGTAAGAACAGACGGAATGTTATCAGAAGTTGGTTATAGTCACCCACATCCTTTTGGCATGGGCAACGAAGTGTTAGTAGACTTGAAATACTATGAGCAACATGACATTTCCCGCGGGGATATTGTAGTGTTCAAAACAAAAAACAAAAAAGAACAAGACACAGATATTGCAAGAGTCGTGGGGCTCCCTGGTGAAACGGTGCGCATTAAAAAGGGCCAAGTCTATATTAATGATAACAAACTGGACGTGTTTTATGGCAATGATTCTACCTCTGACAACAGTGATTCATGGAACGCTGTAGCGTTGAAAGAAAACGAGTACTTTATCTTGGCGGATGTTCGTTGGAGAGGATTCAATGACAGTCAAACGGCGGGAGCTTTTTTAAAACAAGATGTCTTAGGAAAAGTCGTGGGATATGAAAAACCTGGTATTAATCAGAAATAG
- the metE gene encoding 5-methyltetrahydropteroyltriglutamate--homocysteine S-methyltransferase gives MIKSSVLGYPRIGEDREWKRALEAFWSGKLEESEFHRELQEIRLNHLRKQQEKGVDLIPVNDFSYYDHVLDTATMFGIIPKRFSYEGGVVPLSVYYGIARGTKDAAASEMTKWFNTNYHYIVPELEGVSPALTENKPLLAYREAKEKLGIEGKPVIVGPLTFLKLSKGYSKSETDSWLGKLLPLYVQLLQELEAEGVQWVQIDEPILVTKLSADDVQHLKSIYETFAAAVPNLNIMLQTYFESVAYYKEIVSLPVTGIGLDFVHGFSGNISSIKEVGFPSDKILGAGIIDGRGIWKASLREKLKVIEALSEFVTNDRLIVQSSCSLLHVPVTVRNETKLLSELRNALAFADEKLGELVLLAKAVSSGGTGVTAELEECDRVLQALEHSSERNRKEIQHAVADISGQQPKRSVPFSERHLAQQKRWQLPIFPTTTIGSFPQSAEVRKARQLWRKGDWDNEQYADFIREQIDIWIKLQEEIGLDVLVHGEFERTDMVEFFGEKLAGFAFTQFGWVQSYGSRCVKPPIIFGDVAFEEAMTVEETKYAQSKTERPVKGMLTGPITIMNWSFVREDISREQIAYQLAYALRQEVEALEEAGIGMIQVDEPAVREGLPLKEEDQANYLAWAVKAFRMTTCTVRDTTQIHTHMCYCEFHDMIDSIEEMDADVISIETSRSHGELIHSFELNTYKLGIGLGVYDIHSPRIPRVEEMTSMIERALRVLDPKLFWINPDCGLKTRGYQETVESLRNMVEATQIARAKHSLKV, from the coding sequence ATGATAAAAAGCAGTGTTTTGGGATATCCGCGTATTGGTGAAGATAGAGAATGGAAGAGAGCACTTGAAGCGTTCTGGTCCGGCAAGCTCGAAGAATCGGAATTTCATCGTGAGCTGCAGGAGATTCGATTGAATCATTTGCGCAAGCAGCAGGAGAAGGGAGTCGACTTGATCCCGGTTAATGATTTCAGCTATTATGATCATGTTCTTGATACAGCGACAATGTTCGGAATTATTCCAAAACGCTTTTCTTATGAGGGCGGCGTCGTACCATTGTCTGTTTATTACGGTATAGCCCGTGGTACGAAGGATGCTGCAGCAAGCGAAATGACCAAGTGGTTCAATACGAACTATCACTATATCGTACCAGAGCTGGAAGGAGTATCGCCGGCGCTTACCGAGAATAAACCCCTGCTAGCGTACCGGGAAGCGAAGGAGAAGCTCGGGATCGAGGGTAAGCCGGTTATCGTCGGGCCTTTGACCTTCCTGAAGCTATCAAAAGGATACAGTAAATCGGAGACAGACTCGTGGCTCGGGAAATTGCTGCCGCTTTATGTACAGCTGCTGCAGGAGCTTGAGGCAGAAGGTGTTCAATGGGTACAAATAGACGAGCCGATTCTCGTAACGAAGTTAAGCGCAGATGATGTGCAGCATTTGAAGTCAATCTATGAGACGTTTGCAGCAGCAGTACCGAACCTTAATATCATGCTGCAAACCTATTTTGAGTCGGTTGCTTACTACAAAGAAATTGTCTCACTGCCTGTAACAGGTATAGGGCTTGACTTCGTACATGGCTTCTCTGGTAATATCTCGTCAATTAAAGAGGTTGGTTTTCCATCGGACAAGATTCTGGGTGCAGGGATCATTGACGGACGTGGTATATGGAAGGCTTCATTGCGCGAGAAACTGAAAGTAATAGAAGCGCTCTCCGAATTCGTTACAAACGACCGGCTAATTGTGCAGTCGTCATGCAGCTTGCTGCATGTTCCGGTCACTGTAAGAAATGAGACGAAGCTCTTAAGTGAATTGAGGAATGCCCTTGCATTTGCCGATGAGAAGCTGGGCGAACTTGTCCTTCTGGCAAAAGCAGTCTCTTCGGGCGGAACTGGAGTTACAGCTGAGCTAGAAGAATGCGACCGTGTTCTACAGGCGCTCGAGCATTCAAGCGAGCGGAATCGTAAAGAAATTCAGCATGCCGTCGCGGACATCAGTGGACAGCAGCCAAAACGCAGTGTTCCTTTTTCGGAGCGTCATCTTGCTCAACAGAAAAGATGGCAATTGCCGATTTTTCCAACGACGACGATTGGCAGCTTTCCACAATCAGCAGAGGTGCGCAAAGCGCGTCAATTGTGGCGCAAGGGTGATTGGGACAATGAGCAGTATGCGGATTTCATCCGGGAACAAATCGACATCTGGATTAAACTGCAGGAAGAAATCGGGCTGGATGTTCTCGTACATGGGGAATTTGAAAGAACTGACATGGTCGAGTTCTTTGGTGAGAAGCTGGCGGGCTTCGCTTTCACACAGTTCGGCTGGGTGCAGTCTTATGGTTCTCGCTGCGTAAAACCGCCAATTATCTTCGGAGATGTGGCGTTTGAAGAGGCGATGACTGTCGAGGAAACGAAATATGCCCAATCGAAGACTGAACGTCCCGTTAAAGGCATGCTGACCGGCCCAATTACAATAATGAACTGGTCATTCGTCCGCGAGGATATCTCGCGCGAACAAATTGCCTATCAACTGGCATATGCGCTAAGACAAGAGGTAGAGGCGCTAGAGGAGGCGGGCATTGGCATGATACAGGTAGATGAGCCCGCTGTTCGCGAGGGACTTCCGCTTAAGGAAGAAGATCAAGCGAATTACCTGGCTTGGGCTGTGAAAGCGTTCCGCATGACCACATGTACGGTTCGGGATACGACTCAAATTCACACGCATATGTGTTATTGTGAGTTCCATGACATGATTGATTCGATCGAAGAAATGGATGCGGATGTGATTTCGATTGAGACATCGCGCAGTCATGGCGAGCTGATTCATAGCTTTGAGCTGAACACATACAAACTAGGCATTGGATTAGGTGTATACGACATACACAGTCCACGTATTCCGCGTGTAGAGGAAATGACCAGTATGATCGAACGCGCTTTGCGAGTGCTTGATCCGAAACTATTCTGGATCAATCCGGATTGCGGACTTAAAACGCGCGGATATCAGGAAACGGTAGAATCCTTGCGCAACATGGTCGAAGCCACGCAGATTGCGCGCGCAAAGCATTCCTTAAAGGTTTAA